In a single window of the Nicotiana tomentosiformis chromosome 10, ASM39032v3, whole genome shotgun sequence genome:
- the LOC138900183 gene encoding uncharacterized protein, which translates to MVEELKKLTGRVQSVEGGKGVEGLNYENLCIQPDMELPGGYKPPKFELFDRTGDPKVHLRTYCDKLVGVGKNEQIYMKLFMRSLMGDDLSWYMSQNPKKWVSWVSMASDFMDRFRFNTENVTDVFYIQNLKKKSTETFREYATRWRSEAAKVRPALEAEQMIKFFVRAQDP; encoded by the coding sequence ATGGtggaggaactcaagaagctTACTGGTAGAGTTCAAAGTGTCGAGGGTGGTAAAGGTGttgaaggtctaaactatgaGAACCTGTGTATTCAGCCGGATATGGAACTGCCGgggggttacaaacctcccaagtttgaaTTGTTTGATAGAACTGGCGATCCGAAAGTACATCTAagaacgtattgtgacaagcttgtaggagtgggcaaGAACGAACAAATCtacatgaaactgttcatgcgaagCCTTATGGGAGATGACTTGTCTTGGTACATgagtcaaaacccaaagaagtgggttagttgGGTAAGTATGGCGTCAGacttcatggatagattcaggttcaacacggaAAATGTGacagacgttttctacattcaaaacctcaagaagaagtcGACAGAAACCTTCCGTGaatatgctactcgttggagatcagaggccgcgaaagtaaggccagcacttgAAGCAGAACAAATGATCAAGTTCTTTGTCAGGGCTCAAGACCCGTAG